The genomic segment GCACCGATTGTACTCATAATGATGACCGAAGCTAAAAGTTTCGTGAAGTCAATTCCAATAAAAAGTGAGAAGACACCAAGCTCGTTTATTTCTTCTTCTCCAAAGCCTTGGATCATTGCATATTTCGTTACAATGACGATAAAGAAAAGCAACAACACAATTGTAATAATCGTGGAAATGAAGGCGGCGATCGTTTTACTATTTACTTCATTAATGAAAAATAGGCTGATGCAGCTAATGAATACACATGCGATGATCGTTATGATAATGGGGTTCCATTGCGGATTTGTCATTAGAAAGATCGTGAACATGATGACGCCAAAGTTCAAGAATAAGGAAATAAATGACCTTACTCCTTTTTTGCCCCCGACAATCATCATGAGGAGAAATAAAATGATTGCTAGTAAAACAATTACATTCATGATCTCGCCCTCTTTCGATTAACAAAATAAAGCGTCGTATAAAGACCGATTGGAATCGTCAATACAATGCCTATCCCTCCGACAAGAGCGCGGGCCAATTCTAGTGAAAGGTTCATGGAAAGGGTGAATCCCAAAAGAGAAGCATTTTTCAAATACAAAATAATGACAGGAATCGACCCGCTTATATAAGCGAAAAATAAAATGCTTGTGATCGTCCCCATAATATCCTTCCCGATATCAATTCCAGAGGCTTTCAGTGCTTTCACGGATATATCGTTATTTTGTTCATATAAGGCAAAAAGTGAAGAGGACATCGTAATGGCGACGTCCATTACGGCACCTAACGATCCGATAAGCAATCCCGCCATAAAGACCATCTGGTAGGGGCGCGTCAAAAATTGCATTTCTTCATAGCGGAGCCCGTTTCCTGAAGTGACCCCTATTACTATGTAAGCGATGCAGAGAGAAATGACTGTCCCTAACAGGGTCGCGATGATTGCGGCATAGGTCTTTTCATTAAAACCGCTGACGATCGTCAAAGAAATGATTGTAAATACAATCCCGCTAACAGCGCATATCAAAACTAAACTGATCGATGGGTATTTAATGTACAAATCTAAGGCGAAGGATAATAAAGTGGCATTTACCGCCAAGCTCATAATTGATAGTAATCCTTGCTTCTTGCCTGTAATGAGTAATATGAAGATGAATATCCATGCAACCAGCACAACGAATTGGTCACGTTTTACATTAGTGATGCTTCCAATTAATGTGGAATCCTTTTTCTTATTCGTATCAATCGATACGAATAGTTCGTTGCCAACACGGAATTGTTGATCGTAAGCTCCTGACGACGAATACTTATTCGTCAACTGGATCGACTGCCCTTTATATTCTCCGTTTTTTATTTCAGCAATTATCTGCTGTATGAACAGACGATCTTTGTTATTGTTCATATCTGTGATGTTGGATGCTTCTACCAACTCAGTTTGAATGACTTTTGCGATTGGCTGCTCGTAAAACGAGTAATTATTATTAATAAATATCATAGAAATGGCAAAGCAAAGTCCTATGACAGTAAAAAGAAGAATTTGTTTATATGTCATCTTTTTTAATCTGTTTTTGATAACATTCAAATAAAACCCTCCATGTGTAAGTTACATCCCACTATACCCAAAATGAAAGAAGCATCGCAAATTGCACGATGCTTCTTTCGTTTAGATACTTATTTTTTCAGCGTTGCAGACAAATTCAACATGTTGCCGATCCGCTCGACGACCGTCTCCACCTCATGTGGATTGCTTTTCAAATCGTAATCCGTAATATCGATGCGCAGTACGGGACAAGCATTGAAGGAATCGATCCACTTTACGTAGCGCTCATGGAGTTCCTCCCAATAGGAAAGCGGAGTCTGCTGTTCCATCAAGCGGCCCCTCTCCTGGATCCTCGCAAGGATTTTTTCAAATGGACCATCTAAATAGACGAGCAGGTCAGGATGCGGGAAATACGGAGTCATGACCATCGCGTCAAAGAGCTTTGTGTACGTATCGTAATCTACTGGATCCATCGTCCCTTTGTCTTTGTGCATTTTAGCAAAAATGCCTGTATCTTCATAGATGGAGCGGTCTTGGATGAAGCCGCCGCCATATTCGAAAATGCGCTTTTGTTCCTTAAAACGTTCCGCTAGAAAATAGATTTGCAAATGGAAACTCCATTTTTCAAAGTCATCGTAAAAGCGGTCAAGATACGGATTCTTATCTACATTTTCCAATGAAGTCCGGAAATCCAATGCGTTCGCAAGTGCGTTCGTCATCGTCGATTTTCCGGCTCCTACCGTACCTGCAATCGTGATGACCGCATTTTTTGGAATTCCATATTTCTCTCTTAAATTCATTGTACTGCTCCTTTTCGTATCGTCTCATCGACTTTGCTGAGGATGGCTTGCAAATCCCCCGTGTCATTGACAAAATCTACTTTATCGCCATTGAAATGTAGCACCGGGATATCAGGATGCGCAGCTTCAAAGTCTGCGATGAACTGTTCATAATCCTCCGAGAGCCGCTGCAAATAGGATGGATCGATGTTCTTTTCGAAATCCCGTCCCCGGAGCGCAATCCGTTTCATTAATGTATCAAGCGTCGCGTGAAGGTAGATGATGACATTCGGCACAGGCATGTCTTTCGTTAAGATATGATAAATCTCTTCGTATTTGGCGTATTCATCCGCAGGCAGGGAACGCCTGGCGAATATGAGGTTCTTGAAAATATGATAATCCGCCACGACAGGCTGTTGCCGGCTTAAAAACTTCTTCCGGATATCGCTTAATTGCTTATAACGGTTGCAGAGGAAGAACATTTCAGTTTGAAAGCTCCATTCCTCGATATCTTCGTAAAATTTATTTAAAAATGGATTTTCGTCCACGATTTCGCTTAACTGATGGAACCGCTGTGCTTCTGCGATTGCTTTAGACAGCGTCGTTTTCCCGACACCGATCGGTCCCTCTACCGTAATGAACGGAACAGACATAACTAGCTCTCCTTTGATTCGACAATTTCTGCACTTCATTTTACCATATAGAGATGTTGAAACATAGATGTTGCCGCAAAATGGCAAGGCGGCTTTACAGGGTGGTACACTAGTTGTAAGGAGCGATGACAGATGGATGTATTTGAAATGGACCGCCACTTCATGCGGTTAGCGATAGAAGAAGCTAGAAAAGCGGAATCGCTTGGCGAAGTACCAATTGGAGCAATCATCGTGAAGGACGGTGAAGTCATTGCCCAGGCACATAATTTACGCGAAACGTCGCAGAATGCTGTCACCCACGCAGAATTATCTGCGATACAAGATGCATGTAAGGAAACCGGCAGCTGGCGGTTGGAAGATACGACGTTGTATGTGACGCTCGAACCATGCCCAATGTGTGCGGGCGCCATTTTACAATCAAGGATCCCACGTGTTGTCTATGGAGCTCGTGATCCGAAAGGCGGCTGCGTCGATTCGTTGTACCGCTTGCTGAATGATCCGCGCTTCAATCATGAATGTGAAGTGGCGGAAGATGTACTTGGTGATGAATGCGGAGCGATGCTGACGAACTTTTTCAGGTCCCTGCGTGAAAAGAAGAAGGAACAAAAAAAGGCGATGCGGGAGTCGGTTGATTGATTCCCACATCGCTTTTCTTATCGGATTACTTCTTTTCCGCCCATATATGGACGTAATACTTCAGGAATGACAACTGAACCGTCCTCCTGCTGGAAGTTTTCAAGGATAGCCGCAACTGTCCGTCCGACCGCCAAGCCGCTTCCGTTCAATGTGTGAACATATTCAGGCTTCGCCCCCTGCTCGCGGCGGAAACGGATTCCCGCACGTCTTGCTTGGAAATCCTCGAAGTTTGAGCAAGAAGAGATTTCTCGGTATGTGTCTTGTGTCGGAATCCATACTTCAATGTCGTATTTCTTCGCAGCTGTGAAACCGAGGTCAGCCGTACACATTTTTAGGACTCGATATGGAAGTCCAAGCAATTGAAGTACTTTTTCTGCATGCCCCGTCAAATTCTCCAACTCATCGTAAGACTCCTCCGGCTTCACAAAGCGGACGAGCTCAACTTTATTGAACTGATGCTGGCGAATCAACCCACGTGTGTCGCGGCCAGCAGATCCCGCTTCTGAACGGAAATTCGTGCTGTAAGCCGTATAGGCAATCGGTAGTTGGGCGCCATCCAGAATTTCATCACGGTAATAGTTCGTCACCGGAACTTCAGAAGTCGGAATCAAGAAATAATCCTCTTCCTCAATAAGGAAAGCGTCTTCTTCGAACTTCGGCAATTGACCAGTACCCGTCAAGCTTGTGCGGTTCACCAAATATGGCGGCAGCATTTCCTCGTAGCCGTGTTCTTCTGAATGCAAATCAAGCATAAAGCTGATCAACGCTCGTTCAAGTCTCGCACCAAGTCCGCGGTAGAATACGAAACGGCTCCCCGTCACTTTTGCAGCACGTTCAAAATCAAGCAAGTTCAGATCGGTCCCGATTTCCCAATGCGGCTTCGGTTCGAAACCGAATTCCGGCTTCTCTCCCCATGTGCGCACTTCGACATTATCATCTTCGCTATCGCCGACCGGAACTGATTCATGCGGGATGTTCGGAATACGCATCATGATATAATTTAAATCTTCTTCGACTTGATGCAATTGCTCATCAAGGGTTTTGATTTCATCGCCGACTTCACGCATGCGTGCAATTACGTCATCTGCATTTTCCTTATTGCGCTTCATTTCCGCAACTTTTTGCGAAACTTCATTGCGCTCCGCTTTCAGCACTTCCACTTTCGCAATCAGTTCTCTTCGTTTTTCATCCAGACCGACGAATTTATCCAAATCCGTCAAATCTTCTCCGCGCTTCGTAAGTTTCTCTTTCACTTCATCGAAGTTCGCACGAAGCAATTTAATGTCTAACATAGTGATTCCTCCTTATTTTTTATACGATAAGTATTTTCAGACACAAAAAAAGCCCTCTATCCCCTATACAAGGGACGAGAACTACCCGCGTTGCCACCCAAATTGACCAGCATACAGCTGATCCACTCTTTGAAATAACGGTTCAATGTCCGGCTAGGCCTACTATTCGTTCAGCCCGGCTACTCAGGGACGGATTCACAAGTGTCTTTACCGGCTCACACCACCCGCCGGCTCTCTTTGAAAAACGTGCTTGCTACTGCTTCCCATCATCGTCTTTAATTTGAAATTAACCTCACTTTACTACATACCTAAACTTTTGGCAAGGTCCAAGTATTCTGCAACTGCTTCAAAGTATGCTGTTTCATGTGGAACAAAATCGGATAGCGTTATTTTTATATCATCTGAGCAAATGATGTTCTCCACTTCTCTCCTGAAGAGTGCCTGCAAATCTTTTATCGCAACGGAATGGATGCTTTCCACTTCCTCCTGTTGCAACGTGAAATCATCCGGCCCAAAGGTTGATTGATATAGAAATACATTCGCAAATTCTTTGTCAATGAAACTCGGCAGCCTAATGACATCCCGAACGGCGCCCATCTGTTTTAACTTGGAAAGGTCCACATGTATGCCAAGCTCCTCCTCAACTTCACGGACTCCATCCATAATATCCTCATCCGCCAGCAAATGGCCCGCTGCTGTAATATCATACAAGCTTGGAAAGTCCTTTTTTGTGGAACTTCTCTTTTGAATAAAAACATTTGTGCCATCCACGAGCCAACAATGGAATGTTTCATGCCATAAGCCTTTCTCATGGATAACTTCTCTAGTTTCATTAAAAACATACATATAATCTTCATCAAATACTTTCAGACGCTCCGCCAACTTCATACTCCCTTTCAACGAAAAGCATTGATTATACTAATAACAAGGATTAACGTAAACACTACGACAACGATAGCAGAAGTAATTTTCGTATAAAGAATTGCTTCCTTTGAAAATTCGGGCTCTGAATCATATTGCCATCTTTTCCCGAGTAACATCATTTCCCGAGGAGCCAAAAACGTTAATACGCCGATTGGAACAAATAGGATGAACATAAAAATTGCTTCAGCCATCCAAGTCCACCTCCTTGTTATTGTATAAATAAAGCCTGATAAAGCAAGCTAACACCTGTTTCTCACTTATCAAGAGAATAGTCGCGAATCACTTCATCTGGCGTCATTCCCGCTTCCACAAGGATATACCTGTTATACACCTCTTTGAAATCGATATCCCCTTCTATCTCATCGACTAGTTCAAAGCAGTCCAAAACTTGTACGAAGCACCATATCGTCATTCCTCCTACCGCATTTTCATAGGTCAGTTCTTTCGTAAGATTCCTCCAATGCTCAATAACTTTCTTGGCAGCCATTTCACTGCTATCCGCACGAATGAGCATAACGACTTCTTCATATGTTTTCCCGTCATACTGCGGATTAACAATTGACTCAACTAAATACTTCACCGAGAAGATCTTATCCATATCCCTCTTCCTCTCCCTTTCTTCTCTATACGTTTTCGGGTAAATAAAAGATTCAAAAAAAAGGCTAGAGCATCTACGCCCTAGCCCTAATCATTAAACTCCACGCACTGCCATTAATTCACTTTCTGCTAACTTACTAATTTCTAGCCCCTTCATCGGCGTGCCGATATCTTTCGATAAATCACCAATCAATGCATAGTTCCGGAAGTCTTCCGTTGCCATGACAATCGCACGCGCGAATCGTTCAGGGTTGTCTGACTTAAAGATACCGGAACCGACGAATACGCCGTCAGCGCCAAGTTCCATCATCAGCGCCGCGTCCGCAGGAGTCGCTACGCCGCCCGCAGCGTAATTAGTAACTGGTAGACGCCTCGCTTCGCGGATTGCGAGCAGCACTTCATAAGGAGCGCCCAAGTCGCGTGCCTCCACCATCAACTCATCATTGCTCATATGAATGACTTTATTCACTTGCGCATTCACTTGGCGCAGATGGCGGACCGCTTCCACAATATTGCCCGTTCCCGGTTCACCTTTCGTACGTAACATCCTCGCCCCTTCTCCGAGACGACGCGCAGCTTCACCAAGATTGCGGGCACCACAGACAAATGGAACTTTGTAATCGCTCTTCAATAAATGAAACTCGTCATCCGCAGGAGTCAACACTTCACTTTCATCGATGAAATCGACACCCATTGCTTCCAACACACGTGCCTCCGAAATATGCCCAATTCGCACTTTTGCCATAACCGGGATTGAAACTGCCTTTTGCACTTCTTCAATAATGCGCGGGTCCGCCATGCGCGCAACACCGCCAGCTGCCCGGATATCTGAAGGAACGCGCTCAAGCGCCATGACTGCACTTGCACCTGCCGCTTCCGCCACTTTTGCCTGCTCCGCGTTAATAACATCCATGATGACGCCACCGTATTTAAAATCCATTTATTCTTCCCCCTTTTCATTTTGTTCAGTATACTAGAGTATGACCATATTAAAATACTCAGTTTCGTAATAAATGAAGAGGTCAGAGGGTATCGAGTTGCGGGACTAAAGTCACTAAATGACGATAACTCTGGGAAAGTGAACGATAACTTCCGCTAAATGACCGATAACTCATTCGAATTGACCGATATATCCCGGGAAATGAACGATAACACCTAGGAAAAGATCGATAACTTATTTAAGCGAGGTGCAGCAAATGGAAATGCTATTAATTGAACTAAATAAAGAAAGCGAAACGCCTTTATACGAGCAGATTTACCAGCAAATCCGCAACGACATCACTGAAGGCAAACTTGTTGTAGACGAAAAGCTCCCCTCCAAACGGAAACTTGGCGAATTCCTCGATGTCAGTCAAACAACGATCGAAATTGCTTATGGGCAGCTTGCTGCGGAAGGGTTCATTACATCTAAACCGCGGAGAGGCTATTTTATCCAGGAAATCGGAGAATTGGCGTATGTACAACCAGTCGAGGAAGTAACTTTCTCTTCCAAAGAAGAACGGAGGGAACTGGAGATCGACTTCTCCCCAGGTAAAATCGATACGGAATCCTTCCCATTCAAGCTATGGCGGAAATACGCAAAAGACACCATTGATGAGTCATCGCAACATCTTCTGCTATTGGGTCATCCACACGGAGATCTAGAGCTTCGGCAGGAAATCGCGAAGTATTTATATCACTCGAGAGGGGTCGATTGCTCCGCGGACCAGATCATCGTCGGATCCGGAACGGAACAGCTCATGCCGTTACTCATCCGGCTTCTGGGACCGCAGGCAACGTACGCCATCGAGGACCCGGGTTATCCGCTTACCCATCACGTTTTTTTCCATAACAACCGGGAGGCTG from the Sporosarcina luteola genome contains:
- the pdxS gene encoding pyridoxal 5'-phosphate synthase lyase subunit PdxS encodes the protein MDFKYGGVIMDVINAEQAKVAEAAGASAVMALERVPSDIRAAGGVARMADPRIIEEVQKAVSIPVMAKVRIGHISEARVLEAMGVDFIDESEVLTPADDEFHLLKSDYKVPFVCGARNLGEAARRLGEGARMLRTKGEPGTGNIVEAVRHLRQVNAQVNKVIHMSNDELMVEARDLGAPYEVLLAIREARRLPVTNYAAGGVATPADAALMMELGADGVFVGSGIFKSDNPERFARAIVMATEDFRNYALIGDLSKDIGTPMKGLEISKLAESELMAVRGV
- a CDS encoding deoxynucleoside kinase — its product is MSVPFITVEGPIGVGKTTLSKAIAEAQRFHQLSEIVDENPFLNKFYEDIEEWSFQTEMFFLCNRYKQLSDIRKKFLSRQQPVVADYHIFKNLIFARRSLPADEYAKYEEIYHILTKDMPVPNVIIYLHATLDTLMKRIALRGRDFEKNIDPSYLQRLSEDYEQFIADFEAAHPDIPVLHFNGDKVDFVNDTGDLQAILSKVDETIRKGAVQ
- a CDS encoding YibE/F family protein — encoded protein: MNVIKNRLKKMTYKQILLFTVIGLCFAISMIFINNNYSFYEQPIAKVIQTELVEASNITDMNNNKDRLFIQQIIAEIKNGEYKGQSIQLTNKYSSSGAYDQQFRVGNELFVSIDTNKKKDSTLIGSITNVKRDQFVVLVAWIFIFILLITGKKQGLLSIMSLAVNATLLSFALDLYIKYPSISLVLICAVSGIVFTIISLTIVSGFNEKTYAAIIATLLGTVISLCIAYIVIGVTSGNGLRYEEMQFLTRPYQMVFMAGLLIGSLGAVMDVAITMSSSLFALYEQNNDISVKALKASGIDIGKDIMGTITSILFFAYISGSIPVIILYLKNASLLGFTLSMNLSLELARALVGGIGIVLTIPIGLYTTLYFVNRKRARS
- the tadA gene encoding tRNA adenosine(34) deaminase TadA — encoded protein: MDVFEMDRHFMRLAIEEARKAESLGEVPIGAIIVKDGEVIAQAHNLRETSQNAVTHAELSAIQDACKETGSWRLEDTTLYVTLEPCPMCAGAILQSRIPRVVYGARDPKGGCVDSLYRLLNDPRFNHECEVAEDVLGDECGAMLTNFFRSLREKKKEQKKAMRESVD
- a CDS encoding YibE/F family protein; its protein translation is MNVIVLLAIILFLLMMIVGGKKGVRSFISLFLNFGVIMFTIFLMTNPQWNPIIITIIACVFISCISLFFINEVNSKTIAAFISTIITIVLLLFFIVIVTKYAMIQGFGEEEINELGVFSLFIGIDFTKLLASVIIMSTIGAIMDVAISMAASMHEIFNNNPSISRRDLFASGLSVGRDILGADTNTLFFVFFGGYLALLLWFKDLHYSIGGIINSKIFSAEMISILCAGIGVALSLPIAAGINAYLLIRNREKRQV
- a CDS encoding DUF4288 domain-containing protein; its protein translation is MDKIFSVKYLVESIVNPQYDGKTYEEVVMLIRADSSEMAAKKVIEHWRNLTKELTYENAVGGMTIWCFVQVLDCFELVDEIEGDIDFKEVYNRYILVEAGMTPDEVIRDYSLDK
- a CDS encoding NUDIX hydrolase → MAERLKVFDEDYMYVFNETREVIHEKGLWHETFHCWLVDGTNVFIQKRSSTKKDFPSLYDITAAGHLLADEDIMDGVREVEEELGIHVDLSKLKQMGAVRDVIRLPSFIDKEFANVFLYQSTFGPDDFTLQQEEVESIHSVAIKDLQALFRREVENIICSDDIKITLSDFVPHETAYFEAVAEYLDLAKSLGM
- the serS gene encoding serine--tRNA ligase, whose translation is MLDIKLLRANFDEVKEKLTKRGEDLTDLDKFVGLDEKRRELIAKVEVLKAERNEVSQKVAEMKRNKENADDVIARMREVGDEIKTLDEQLHQVEEDLNYIMMRIPNIPHESVPVGDSEDDNVEVRTWGEKPEFGFEPKPHWEIGTDLNLLDFERAAKVTGSRFVFYRGLGARLERALISFMLDLHSEEHGYEEMLPPYLVNRTSLTGTGQLPKFEEDAFLIEEEDYFLIPTSEVPVTNYYRDEILDGAQLPIAYTAYSTNFRSEAGSAGRDTRGLIRQHQFNKVELVRFVKPEESYDELENLTGHAEKVLQLLGLPYRVLKMCTADLGFTAAKKYDIEVWIPTQDTYREISSCSNFEDFQARRAGIRFRREQGAKPEYVHTLNGSGLAVGRTVAAILENFQQEDGSVVIPEVLRPYMGGKEVIR
- a CDS encoding deoxynucleoside kinase produces the protein MNLREKYGIPKNAVITIAGTVGAGKSTMTNALANALDFRTSLENVDKNPYLDRFYDDFEKWSFHLQIYFLAERFKEQKRIFEYGGGFIQDRSIYEDTGIFAKMHKDKGTMDPVDYDTYTKLFDAMVMTPYFPHPDLLVYLDGPFEKILARIQERGRLMEQQTPLSYWEELHERYVKWIDSFNACPVLRIDITDYDLKSNPHEVETVVERIGNMLNLSATLKK